The following are from one region of the Oncorhynchus nerka isolate Pitt River linkage group LG8, Oner_Uvic_2.0, whole genome shotgun sequence genome:
- the pex26 gene encoding peroxisome assembly protein 26, with product MSNSSTSMAHTLSFGSVRQSPPLSSNFALTHGLLDSAAEQLMVQRDFQAAFDTCERGLVSLLNAEQEDSRYGELKAALCIVGIQALAELNQWPGVLAWILQHYECPEKISAKIMQMCILLYTKVGEQAMMQEAGHVWLCCPSNGRLAGFGTVAELYLLHILVPLGHMTEARELVFGEVGGIAFTEDQKQTALDIVENKENLSQEQHPSPNPNTSPVVVVAGLNTPQGAVIQKLEALLRLLNRGLSVASGGLFRVQRFFLAAVLLYMLFVRMDPAHPSSFPWISQMLQMLKQMWDAMFAPYYRARAQS from the exons ATGAGCAACTCGTCCACCTCAATGGCTCACACTCTCAGCTTCGGATCTGTCCGTCAAAGTCCCCCGCTGAGTTCAAATTTTGCACTGACACATGGACTGTTGGATTCAGCTGCCGAGCAGTTAATGGTTCAGAGGGATTTCCAAGCTGCTTTCGACACATGTGAGAGAGGTCTGGTGAGCCTTTTAAACGCGGAGCAAGAAGACAGCAG GTATGGGGAGTTGAAGGCTGCACTCTGCATTGTGGGGATTCAAGCATTGGCTGAACTCAATCAGTGGCCTGGTGTACTGGCATGGATTCTGCAACATTATGAGTGCCCTGAGAAAATATCTGCAAAAATAATGCAGATGTG CATACTCCTCTACACCAAAGTGGGTGAGCAAGCTATGATGCAGGAGGCAGGCCATGTTTGGCTGTGCTGCCCATCCAATGGGAGATTGGCAGGATTTGGGACTGTAGCAGAGCTTTATTTACTGCATATTCTAGTGCCTTTAGGTCATATGACAGAGGCACGGGAGTTGGTTTTTGGTGAGGTGGGAGGTATTGCATTCACAGAGGACCAGAAACAAACAGCACTGGATATCGTGGAGAATAAAGAGAACCTCAGCCAAGAACAACATCCAAGCCCTAATCCCAACaccagtcctgtggtggtggttgctGGACTTAACACACCTCAAG GTGCTGTGATTCAGAAACTTGAGGCCTTGCTTAGGCTTTTGAACAGAGGACTATCAGTAGCCAGTGGTGGGTTATTCCGTGTTCAGAGATTTTTTCTGGCTGCGGTCCTTCTCTACATGCTTTTTGTCCGAATGGATCCAG CTCATCCCTCATCTTTCCCCTGGATCTCACAGATGCTGCAGATGCTGAAGCAGATGTGGGATGCCATGTTTGCTCCTTACTATCGAGCCAGAGCTCAGAGCTAA